A genomic segment from Methanomicrobium sp. W14 encodes:
- the acs gene encoding acetate--CoA ligase: MTEDEVKMGTTVYVPHSSCRDFRWMGDYEAVYRESVKDPEKFWENIASELEWDKKWDKVLEWDYPDSRWFSGAKLNITKNCLDRHVNSSKKNKVALIWKGDDGCERLYTYRQLHREVMRFANGLKNLGVRKGDRVCFYMPFVPEHIVAILACARIGAVHTIVYAGFGSESLHQRILDSQAKIVITADVSIRRGKRIDLKSLVDDAIVNAPSVERVVVFRRTQPEIELYAEMEIDYYDLIKDESNICEPEEMDAEDPLFILYTSGTTGKPKGILHTCGGYMVGTYYTCRYIFDIKDSDVYWCTADPGWITGHSYVVYGPLAAGATVMFSETTPDYPDLGVWWEIVEDFGVTIMYTAPTAIRMFMKYGEEWPNRYNLESLRILGSVGEPLNPEAFEWFYRVIGKGKLPIVDTWWQTETGMHMITTIPGDPMKPGFAGRPVPGIIADVVDKDGKSLEPGISGKLVIRSPWPSMMRGVWNDRSRYEKYWNDVPGCYTTGDMAVKDKDGYIMITGRSDDIIIMSGHNIGSAEVESALVENEAVAEAAVIGVPDSLKGNVIKAYVILKEGFEASEKLENELKYHVRMTLGPISMPSEIKFVQSLPKTRSGKIMRRVLRAVETGADPGDLSTIED; encoded by the coding sequence ATGACAGAAGATGAAGTAAAAATGGGGACTACAGTTTATGTCCCGCACTCCTCCTGCCGTGATTTCAGGTGGATGGGAGACTACGAGGCAGTTTACCGTGAGTCCGTAAAAGATCCGGAAAAATTTTGGGAGAATATAGCTTCTGAACTTGAATGGGACAAAAAATGGGACAAAGTCCTTGAATGGGACTATCCTGATTCCAGGTGGTTTTCGGGCGCAAAATTAAACATCACGAAAAACTGCCTGGACAGGCATGTCAACAGCAGCAAAAAAAACAAAGTCGCTTTGATCTGGAAAGGCGATGACGGCTGCGAAAGACTTTACACCTACCGCCAGCTGCACCGTGAAGTCATGAGGTTTGCGAACGGGCTGAAAAATCTTGGTGTCAGGAAGGGAGACCGGGTCTGCTTTTATATGCCGTTTGTCCCGGAGCACATAGTAGCGATTCTTGCATGTGCAAGAATCGGTGCAGTTCATACGATAGTCTACGCAGGTTTCGGGTCCGAGTCTTTGCACCAGAGAATTCTGGACTCCCAGGCAAAAATTGTTATAACAGCTGACGTCAGCATAAGACGCGGAAAGAGAATAGACCTGAAGTCACTGGTAGACGATGCGATAGTTAATGCACCTTCAGTTGAGCGGGTAGTTGTATTTCGAAGGACACAGCCTGAAATCGAGCTTTATGCAGAGATGGAAATTGACTACTACGACCTCATAAAAGACGAGAGCAATATCTGTGAACCCGAGGAGATGGATGCGGAAGACCCGCTGTTTATCCTCTATACAAGCGGAACTACAGGAAAACCTAAAGGTATCCTGCACACCTGCGGAGGATATATGGTCGGCACGTACTATACCTGCAGGTACATATTCGACATAAAAGATTCCGATGTGTACTGGTGCACGGCAGACCCGGGGTGGATCACAGGTCACAGTTATGTCGTTTACGGGCCGCTTGCCGCCGGTGCGACTGTTATGTTCTCTGAAACCACCCCAGATTATCCTGACCTCGGCGTATGGTGGGAAATTGTCGAGGATTTCGGTGTCACCATAATGTACACTGCACCCACGGCTATCAGGATGTTTATGAAATACGGTGAGGAATGGCCTAACAGGTATAATCTTGAAAGTCTGAGAATTCTCGGGTCGGTAGGGGAGCCTTTAAACCCGGAAGCCTTCGAATGGTTCTATAGGGTAATCGGGAAGGGAAAACTTCCCATAGTCGATACATGGTGGCAGACCGAGACCGGAATGCACATGATAACGACTATACCCGGAGACCCTATGAAGCCCGGATTTGCAGGAAGACCCGTTCCCGGGATTATTGCGGACGTCGTCGACAAAGACGGGAAATCCCTTGAGCCGGGGATAAGCGGAAAGCTTGTTATAAGAAGTCCGTGGCCGTCAATGATGAGAGGTGTGTGGAACGACAGGTCAAGGTATGAAAAATACTGGAACGATGTTCCCGGGTGCTATACGACAGGAGATATGGCGGTAAAGGACAAGGACGGGTATATAATGATAACAGGGCGGTCGGATGACATCATCATCATGTCAGGGCACAATATAGGCTCTGCCGAGGTTGAGTCCGCACTCGTGGAGAATGAGGCTGTCGCAGAGGCGGCTGTAATAGGAGTCCCTGACTCCCTGAAAGGCAATGTCATAAAAGCCTACGTGATACTGAAGGAGGGTTTTGAGGCTTCCGAAAAGCTTGAAAACGAACTTAAGTATCATGTAAGGATGACTCTGGGGCCTATTTCCATGCCTTCCGAGATAAAGTTCGTGCAGTCGCTTCCAAAGACCAGAAGCGGCAAAATAATGAGGCGTGTTTTAAGGGCGGTCGAGACGGGTGCTGACCCGGGGGACCTTTCAACCATTGAGGACTGA
- a CDS encoding MFS transporter, protein MKVPESPRWYIEHGRPKDAAAVVGSLTHIDEEKAEFFAECEEECINERKKKKSPGFGILFRPGYLKKTVLASVPWFGMDIATYGVGIFTPILIGVMAGTGISGLGTIASDFYETKYTAFLDIFLVIGFVLNILLVERLGRMKLQTLGFAGMIAGLLVLSFVALENSYLSLAFAGFIIFNVFMNMGPNATTFIVPAEIFPTSVRATAHGFAAAMGKAGAAFGIFLLPVFQGILGTPVTLMFIAGGCFVGLAVTSVLGIETKGRSLEESGLHELPKNLKPKESIYGE, encoded by the coding sequence ATGAAAGTTCCGGAAAGCCCGCGCTGGTACATTGAACACGGAAGACCAAAGGATGCTGCGGCTGTAGTCGGAAGCCTGACTCATATTGATGAAGAAAAGGCTGAGTTCTTTGCAGAGTGTGAAGAGGAATGCATTAATGAGAGAAAGAAAAAGAAAAGTCCCGGTTTTGGTATTCTTTTCAGGCCCGGGTACCTGAAAAAGACTGTTCTTGCTTCAGTGCCGTGGTTTGGCATGGACATTGCGACATACGGCGTCGGGATATTCACTCCTATTTTAATTGGTGTAATGGCAGGGACCGGGATTTCAGGTCTCGGCACGATAGCATCGGACTTCTATGAAACGAAGTACACCGCGTTTCTTGACATCTTCCTTGTGATAGGGTTTGTTCTCAATATCCTCCTTGTGGAAAGGCTTGGGAGGATGAAACTTCAGACTTTAGGTTTTGCCGGGATGATAGCAGGTCTTTTAGTGCTCTCTTTCGTTGCCCTGGAGAATTCTTATCTGTCTCTTGCTTTTGCGGGGTTTATCATATTCAATGTGTTCATGAATATGGGTCCGAATGCGACGACTTTCATTGTACCTGCAGAAATTTTTCCGACCTCGGTCAGGGCAACTGCACACGGGTTTGCGGCTGCTATGGGAAAGGCCGGTGCGGCTTTCGGGATATTTCTGCTTCCTGTTTTTCAGGGCATCCTTGGAACACCGGTTACACTAATGTTTATTGCGGGCGGGTGTTTTGTGGGCCTTGCGGTGACTTCGGTCCTGGGGATTGAAACAAAAGGGAGATCACTTGAGGAGAGCGGGTTGCATGAACTTCCAAAAAATTTAAAGCCAAAAGAAAGCATTTACGGGGAATGA
- a CDS encoding rubrerythrin family protein: protein MSTMDNAKAAFAGESQANRKYSNFSDKAAADGFPNVAKLFKAASEAEAIHAKRLLFAMNMVGTTEENLKGAVSGETEEYESMYPSFIKMAEEEKDKSDAKAVFTHAMKAEEVHAKKYSQALEAVSKGKDLSIKVIFLCPVCGNIEFDSAPEKCPICGVPKRMFKEII, encoded by the coding sequence ATGTCTACGATGGATAATGCAAAAGCAGCCTTTGCAGGCGAATCACAGGCTAACCGCAAGTACAGCAATTTTTCGGATAAAGCTGCGGCAGACGGTTTCCCGAATGTTGCAAAACTATTCAAGGCGGCTTCAGAAGCAGAGGCGATACATGCAAAGAGACTTTTGTTTGCCATGAATATGGTCGGAACTACAGAGGAGAACCTTAAGGGTGCTGTCTCAGGCGAGACCGAGGAATACGAAAGTATGTACCCGTCATTTATTAAAATGGCAGAGGAAGAAAAGGACAAATCTGATGCAAAAGCAGTGTTCACACACGCGATGAAGGCTGAGGAGGTTCATGCCAAAAAGTACAGCCAGGCTCTTGAAGCAGTCTCAAAAGGCAAAGACCTCTCTATAAAAGTGATATTCCTGTGTCCTGTATGCGGCAACATCGAGTTTGACAGTGCTCCTGAGAAGTGCCCGATATGCGGTGTGCCCAAGAGGATGTTTAAGGAAATTATATAA
- a CDS encoding flavodoxin family protein, which produces MVKVTAIAGSPKRYGNTEKLLDSFLKGAENAGGEVEKIKLKEIKYDSCQGCNACHNTGVCIIKDDLTDVFKKIMDDTDILVLASPIYSMSITAEMKGLIDRGQFLWAQRFVKKNLHFDSAHLDTHPGVFVSTAGQDIKNVFDAAYPVITAFFNDSGFKYSKNITISGMDKSGGIGGRPDALEEAEKEGERIVLQLSKILEDKAD; this is translated from the coding sequence ATGGTAAAGGTAACTGCAATTGCGGGAAGCCCCAAAAGATACGGAAATACCGAAAAACTCCTGGACAGTTTTCTAAAGGGAGCGGAAAATGCCGGGGGCGAGGTCGAGAAAATCAAGCTCAAGGAGATAAAATACGACAGCTGCCAGGGTTGCAACGCCTGCCATAATACCGGAGTATGTATAATCAAAGACGACCTCACCGACGTCTTTAAAAAAATAATGGATGATACCGATATACTCGTTCTGGCATCACCGATATACTCCATGTCGATAACGGCCGAAATGAAGGGCTTAATTGACAGGGGCCAGTTTTTATGGGCGCAGAGATTTGTAAAGAAAAACCTTCATTTTGACAGCGCCCACCTCGACACGCACCCAGGAGTATTTGTTTCAACCGCAGGCCAGGACATAAAAAACGTCTTTGATGCGGCTTATCCTGTTATTACAGCATTTTTCAACGACTCGGGCTTCAAGTACTCAAAGAATATAACAATAAGCGGAATGGACAAGTCGGGAGGTATCGGTGGAAGACCAGATGCCCTTGAAGAGGCAGAAAAGGAAGGAGAAAGAATAGTCTTACAGCTTTCAAAAATCCTGGAAGATAAAGCAGATTAA
- the radC gene encoding DNA repair protein RadC yields MKRIRDTRTEDRPREKISRLGAENLKNRELIAAIIGRGIRGRDVGTISSDIEKILDKNEGHPEMSDLMSIDGIGLCGASQIIAAFELSRRYREDETKKVTCPEDVLPLVDYIRNKTQEYFICITLNGAGEVIKSRVVTIGLLNQSPVHPREVFSDAITDRCASVIFVHNHPSGNPEPSVQDKDITDRLCTAGEILGIEVLDHLIVSKKDYTSFKQRGLL; encoded by the coding sequence ATGAAGAGAATAAGGGATACCAGAACAGAGGACAGGCCGCGTGAGAAAATATCAAGGCTTGGTGCAGAAAATCTTAAAAACCGTGAACTCATCGCCGCTATAATAGGCAGGGGAATACGGGGAAGGGATGTCGGCACAATATCATCAGACATCGAAAAAATTCTTGATAAAAACGAGGGACACCCGGAAATGTCCGATCTGATGAGTATAGACGGAATAGGACTCTGCGGGGCGTCTCAGATAATCGCTGCATTCGAACTTTCCAGAAGATACCGTGAAGACGAAACTAAAAAGGTCACCTGCCCTGAAGATGTGCTGCCTCTCGTCGATTACATAAGAAACAAGACTCAGGAATATTTCATATGCATAACCCTGAACGGCGCAGGGGAGGTGATAAAAAGCAGGGTTGTAACGATTGGTCTTTTGAACCAGAGCCCGGTGCACCCGAGGGAAGTTTTCTCAGATGCGATAACCGACAGGTGTGCGTCCGTAATATTTGTGCATAACCACCCTTCCGGCAACCCTGAGCCTTCAGTCCAGGACAAAGACATCACAGACAGGCTGTGCACTGCCGGAGAGATTCTTGGAATAGAAGTCCTTGACCACCTGATTGTATCAAAAAAAGATTATACCAGTTTTAAACAGAGGGGCCTTCTCTAA
- a CDS encoding carboxymuconolactone decarboxylase family protein, with protein MCGEMDKLGKNIGKVPEIFKDLEKTDPALHEKILAFDNLVWSDGALSRQQKKIIAIAIAASLRDEHAVHAQIAGAKNLGIKKEEIEEGLRVAFLLAGMPAYVYGKTQLEEAYR; from the coding sequence ATGTGTGGCGAAATGGACAAACTTGGAAAAAACATAGGAAAAGTGCCTGAAATATTCAAGGATCTTGAGAAAACTGATCCGGCACTGCATGAAAAGATTCTTGCTTTTGACAACCTTGTCTGGAGTGACGGTGCACTGTCACGCCAGCAGAAAAAGATTATAGCAATTGCAATCGCGGCATCACTGCGTGACGAACACGCCGTCCATGCACAGATAGCAGGAGCAAAAAATCTCGGGATAAAAAAGGAAGAGATAGAAGAAGGCCTGAGGGTGGCGTTTCTCCTTGCGGGAATGCCGGCTTACGTCTACGGAAAAACACAACTTGAAGAAGCGTACAGATAA
- a CDS encoding peroxiredoxin, giving the protein MSTENDNCECEECISMPVLGEPAPDFEAVTTQGPIKLSDFKGKWVVLFSHPADFTPVCTTEFMAFAKIYDELQKMNTQLIGLSIDSVHSHLAWIKNIKEKMGVEIPFPVIADLNMNVAKLYGMIQKGMGTTSAVRAVFFIDPEGKMRAMIYYPQSNGRYIPEVIRIIKAFQTSDEYGVATPANWQPGDKVIVPPPATQKEVEKRPTEGYECKEWYLCFKGV; this is encoded by the coding sequence ATGAGCACAGAAAATGACAACTGCGAATGCGAGGAATGTATTTCAATGCCTGTACTGGGTGAGCCTGCACCTGATTTTGAGGCAGTAACAACCCAGGGGCCGATAAAGCTTTCAGACTTCAAAGGAAAATGGGTCGTTCTGTTCTCGCATCCTGCCGATTTCACTCCGGTATGCACAACAGAGTTTATGGCATTCGCAAAAATATACGACGAACTCCAGAAAATGAACACCCAGCTCATAGGGCTTTCCATAGACAGTGTTCATTCCCACCTTGCATGGATCAAAAACATAAAGGAGAAAATGGGTGTAGAAATTCCGTTCCCGGTAATTGCCGACCTCAACATGAATGTCGCAAAACTCTATGGAATGATACAGAAGGGCATGGGAACAACCTCTGCCGTGCGTGCCGTTTTCTTTATCGATCCTGAAGGTAAAATGAGGGCGATGATATACTACCCGCAGTCAAACGGCAGGTATATTCCTGAGGTCATAAGAATTATCAAAGCCTTCCAGACAAGCGATGAATATGGTGTTGCAACGCCTGCAAACTGGCAGCCGGGCGACAAGGTTATCGTCCCGCCGCCTGCGACGCAGAAAGAAGTAGAGAAGAGGCCTACCGAAGGCTACGAATGTAAAGAGTGGTACCTCTGCTTTAAAGGCGTCTGA
- a CDS encoding flavodoxin family protein produces MSISVIGFATGPRRHGNSEDLLDILFNCLKREKDVNAEKIVLSDYDLNPCRGCNACEKKGVCVINDDMAGLLEKIKEADIIVFSSPIFCMSICSQAKAFVDRTQVFRSIKYVLKQEVVPKERKDKRIGVFLSVAGQNWGYVFDSAIPVMKCFFHVCDVKDSNIEYLMINGVDKKGELKKKDNVESLAEELSLRITKKMRVMKGEE; encoded by the coding sequence ATGTCAATCTCCGTAATTGGTTTTGCAACAGGACCGAGAAGGCACGGCAATTCCGAAGACCTTCTGGATATACTGTTTAACTGTCTTAAAAGAGAAAAAGACGTAAACGCAGAGAAAATTGTGCTCTCCGACTACGACTTAAACCCGTGCAGAGGCTGCAATGCATGCGAAAAAAAGGGTGTCTGCGTAATAAATGATGATATGGCAGGTCTTCTTGAAAAGATTAAGGAAGCGGACATCATTGTGTTCTCCTCGCCGATATTCTGCATGAGCATATGTTCCCAGGCAAAAGCATTCGTCGACAGGACGCAGGTTTTCAGATCAATAAAATATGTCCTGAAACAGGAGGTCGTCCCGAAAGAGAGAAAAGACAAAAGAATCGGCGTATTTCTTTCTGTCGCCGGGCAGAACTGGGGCTATGTCTTTGACTCCGCAATACCTGTAATGAAATGCTTTTTCCATGTATGCGATGTGAAGGACAGCAATATAGAATACCTCATGATCAACGGCGTTGACAAAAAAGGCGAGCTGAAAAAGAAGGATAACGTCGAAAGCCTTGCTGAAGAGCTTTCCTTAAGGATTACTAAGAAAATGAGAGTAATGAAGGGTGAAGAGTGA
- a CDS encoding FAD-dependent oxidoreductase has product MAEVKVYSTKMCQYCRLLKAYLDRHHVSYTNIDVGEDVNAAKEMVDLTGQYAVPVTVVGDEVIIGFDTKRLNELFGEEEAPEIYDVLVLGGGPAGLTAAMYSSRKMLSCMIITENIGGQALESWSIENYMGFRIITGGELMQKFENQIKSENIRVEPDSVSEVSEKNSLFEIKTVSGQVFKGKSLIITTGVKPRWLGVENEDKFIGRGISVCSTCDGPLFKGKDIAIVGGGNYAVTTAIEMSSVAKKVYLIVRSRIKADEAYMKQFKAKENIETFTNYEISALLGDKRLDSIKIREKDTGNEKKIDVSGIFLAIGHDPNTSFLDGFVDLNEKGEIITDKNGRTGKPGVFAAGDVTDVEGKQVIIASGEGAKAALSAYSYLTEKKK; this is encoded by the coding sequence ATGGCTGAAGTGAAAGTGTATTCCACAAAAATGTGCCAGTATTGCCGTCTTTTGAAGGCATATCTTGACAGGCACCATGTTTCATATACAAATATAGACGTCGGTGAAGACGTAAACGCCGCAAAAGAGATGGTTGACCTGACAGGCCAGTATGCAGTCCCTGTAACTGTGGTCGGCGATGAGGTTATTATAGGATTCGATACGAAGCGCCTCAACGAGCTTTTCGGAGAAGAGGAGGCGCCTGAAATATATGACGTGCTGGTTCTCGGTGGAGGCCCTGCCGGGCTTACCGCGGCAATGTACTCTTCAAGAAAAATGCTTTCCTGCATGATTATAACGGAAAATATCGGAGGTCAGGCCCTTGAATCATGGTCAATTGAGAATTACATGGGGTTTCGCATAATAACCGGAGGAGAGCTGATGCAGAAGTTTGAGAACCAGATAAAATCGGAAAATATCCGTGTTGAGCCTGACAGTGTATCTGAAGTTTCCGAAAAAAATTCTCTCTTTGAAATAAAGACCGTCTCGGGGCAGGTGTTTAAGGGTAAAAGCCTGATTATAACAACAGGCGTCAAACCAAGGTGGCTTGGAGTTGAAAACGAGGACAAATTTATAGGCCGCGGTATAAGCGTCTGTTCGACATGCGACGGGCCTTTGTTTAAGGGAAAGGATATCGCGATAGTAGGTGGCGGAAACTATGCGGTGACGACAGCAATTGAGATGAGCAGTGTTGCAAAAAAGGTATATCTTATCGTGAGAAGCAGGATAAAGGCCGATGAGGCCTACATGAAGCAGTTTAAAGCCAAAGAGAACATCGAGACTTTTACAAACTATGAAATCTCTGCTCTTTTGGGAGACAAAAGGCTTGACTCAATAAAAATACGCGAAAAAGATACAGGAAATGAGAAAAAAATTGATGTCTCGGGAATATTTCTCGCAATAGGGCACGACCCGAACACGTCCTTTTTGGACGGTTTTGTGGACTTAAACGAGAAAGGAGAAATAATTACCGATAAAAACGGCAGAACCGGTAAACCGGGGGTATTTGCTGCAGGGGATGTAACCGATGTCGAAGGAAAGCAGGTCATAATTGCCTCTGGAGAAGGTGCAAAGGCTGCTCTTTCGGCTTATTCTTACCTGACTGAAAAGAAAAAATAA
- a CDS encoding desulfoferrodoxin FeS4 iron-binding domain-containing protein, protein MVNVKEEGEIYVCEICGNVVEVKEAGGGELVCCGEPMKLQKK, encoded by the coding sequence ATGGTTAACGTAAAAGAAGAAGGCGAAATCTACGTATGCGAGATTTGCGGAAACGTTGTTGAAGTAAAAGAGGCCGGCGGCGGCGAACTTGTCTGCTGCGGGGAGCCTATGAAGCTTCAGAAGAAGTGA
- a CDS encoding flavodoxin family protein: MKNLPVNFKFVEVVNSFSVMSYQIIALMGSPVPDGNTSKILERAVKGAEDAGCNVSKVDVTSLKFSPCMEYFYCDQNEGCMINDDFTPFIQRFRMADGFIVATPVMTMGIPGALKSFMDRFQVFFAAKYMRHKPLITKEQKTWRKTLLISIGGMKIPNDFDGVKLSMNSFCDIIDAPLYGEVLQNDMDNIKDIENRPEILETAYKKSFEMCSGIISGKKRFSKE, translated from the coding sequence ATGAAGAATCTCCCGGTAAATTTTAAGTTTGTTGAGGTCGTTAATTCATTTTCAGTTATGTCGTACCAGATAATAGCACTCATGGGAAGCCCTGTTCCTGACGGTAACACCTCTAAGATTCTTGAAAGGGCCGTGAAAGGTGCAGAGGACGCCGGCTGTAACGTTTCGAAGGTTGATGTTACATCTCTTAAGTTTTCGCCGTGCATGGAGTATTTCTACTGCGATCAGAATGAAGGGTGCATGATAAACGATGATTTTACACCCTTTATACAGAGATTTAGGATGGCAGACGGTTTTATTGTCGCAACTCCCGTGATGACAATGGGTATTCCCGGGGCCCTTAAGTCATTTATGGACAGATTTCAGGTTTTTTTTGCGGCGAAATATATGCGCCACAAACCTTTGATTACAAAAGAGCAGAAAACATGGAGGAAAACCCTTCTTATCTCAATAGGAGGCATGAAAATCCCCAATGATTTTGACGGGGTAAAACTTTCCATGAATTCCTTCTGCGATATCATAGATGCCCCCCTTTACGGGGAAGTTTTGCAGAACGATATGGACAATATAAAAGACATTGAAAACAGACCTGAAATCCTTGAAACTGCATACAAAAAGTCTTTTGAGATGTGCAGTGGGATAATCTCCGGCAAAAAAAGGTTCTCAAAAGAGTAA